One Pectinophora gossypiella chromosome 25, ilPecGoss1.1, whole genome shotgun sequence DNA window includes the following coding sequences:
- the LOC126378183 gene encoding 23 kDa integral membrane protein-like, with amino-acid sequence MAKEDMYKAILYILNVLYAVFGIVTAATGIWFFVQVTEFVSLRNTNHYLLDYRVYWPQVAPWLFILLGVFILSIAFCGYCGTQKESRGMLGIYGIFLILIILGQAIAAVLIFVFVDGEYTDTFVKDIVYDGYYNSQSNPDVFKAFGRIERKLKCCGANDARDYRSWRNDLPLTCCLDSYYRATCEFTDKEANERLGCAKVASVYTKIISSVIAGVSLLMSLLEIVSLILAWKLFNALGEVEHYITERKEGETEC; translated from the coding sequence ATGGCTAAAGAAGACATGTACAAGGCCATCCTTTACATACTAAACGTTCTTTACGCGGTGTTCGGGATAGTGACAGCTGCCACGGGAATATGGTTCTTTGTGCAAGTGACTGAGTTCGTCAGTTTGAGGAACACCAACCATTATCTGCTGGACTACAGAGTGTACTGGCCGCAGGTAGCGCCATGGCTCTTTATTTTGCTGGGCGTCTTCATCCTGTCTATTGCCTTCTGCGGCTACTGCGGAACCCAGAAGGAGAGCAGGGGCATGCTCGGTATTTATGGGATCTTCCTAATCCTGATTATTCTTGGACAAGCCATCGCTGCTGTGCTGATCTTCGTGTTCGTTGATGGCGAATACACCGACACCTTCGTCAAGGATATCGTCTACGATGGTTACTACAACTCGCAATCCAACCCTGATGTGTTCAAAGCTTTTGGAAGAATCGAACGGAAACTCAAGTGCTGCGGTGCCAACGACGCTAGAGACTACAGAAGCTGGAGGAACGACCTTCCCCTGACCTGCTGCCTGGATTCCTACTACCGCGCCACCTGTGAGTTCACCGATAAAGAAGCCAACGAAAGATTGGGATGTGCTAAAGTGGCCTCAGTTTACACTAAGATCATCAGTTCCGTTATTGCTGGAGTGTCCTTGCTCATGTCTTTGCTGGAAATCGTAAGTCTTATACTAGCATGGAAGCTATTTAATGCACTAGGTGAAGTAGAACATTATATAACAGAAAGAAAAGAGGGAGAAACGGAATGCTAG
- the LOC126378188 gene encoding 23 kDa integral membrane protein-like: MANPCLKVSFSFVNILYTLTAIGLAAGAIWYSLKVKEVTDLRSYEKYQLDLNIYWPQVLPYIFVAIAVFVVLVTCCGLCGAGTGSKGGLITYNVFLFIVILILIGAGVTSVLVATQKCETFIKDTLHDVFQEAQRKNYVREEFGNFERNLHCCGADGPNNYLGRIPESCCNEGDNCNEMVNRRKGCIEVATVYTKWAFIIGTAACGVVAFLCIISMALSYALIRSIGSKTIN; the protein is encoded by the coding sequence ATGGCCAACCCTTGCCTTAAAGTTAGCTTTTCATTTGTGAATATCCTCTACACATTGACAGCGATCGGTCTAGCCGCTGGCGCCATCTGGTATTCGTTAAAAGTGAAAGAAGTGACAGACCTCAGGAGCTATGAGAAATATCAACTGGACCTGAACATCTACTGGCCTCAAGTACTCCCATACATCTTTGTTGCTATCGCCGTGTTCGTCGTTTTGGTTACCTGCTGCGGTCTTTGCGGAGCCGGGACGGGTAGTAAAGGTGGTCTTATAACTTACAACGTCTTCTTATTCATCGTAATTTTGATCCTAATCGGCGCTGGAGTTACATCCGTGCTAGTTGCAACGCAGAAATGTGAAACGTTCATAAAGGATACCTTACACGATGTATTTCAAGAGGCGCAGAGGAAAAACTACGTTCGGGAAGAATTTGGGAACTTCGAAAGGAATTTGCATTGCTGCGGCGCTGACGGTCCCAACAACTACTTAGGGAGGATACCCGAGTCCTGCTGCAATGAAGGGGACAATTGTAACGAAATGGTGAACAGAAGGAAAGGTTGTATCGAAGTGGCTACAGTTTACACCAAATGGGCGTTTATCATTGGTACTGCAGCCTGCGGTGTCGTCGCTTTTCTCTGCATCATCAGCATGGCGCTTTCCTACGCACTCATCAGAAGTATAGGCTCAAAAACGATAAACTAA
- the LOC126378179 gene encoding 23 kDa integral membrane protein-like: MSLASKCVLHVLNTVYTILGLGLAAASLWLFVEVKEFTNLRNSNHYLLDYNVYWPQAIPWLFFIVGLAAVCVSACGFSGVRKASKGMMTIYTVCLGVVILLLIAAAIIALIFADNKSTDDFIKDTVWDAYFQSKTDTGVATSFGNIEKRLHCCGAEGPRDYKNWKNEFPTSCCDTYYHGWIGSYSIDCDFTNKLANERHGCSTVASQYARIAIKVLSAISVFIAFIGIFALIAAVALSKNLRKKPRAPPSEADSKKVLL; this comes from the coding sequence ATGTCTCTCGCTTCGAAGTGCGTTCTTCACGTTTTGAACACTGTGTACACGATTCTCGGGCTCGGTTTGGCTGCTGCGTCGCTATGGCTCTTCGTTGAAGTGAAAGAGTTTACCAATTTGAGGAATAGCAACCATTATCTGCTGGACTACAATGTGTATTGGCCGCAGGCGATTCCGTGGCTCTTCTTCATCGTTGGTTTGGCGGCCGTGTGCGTGTCAGCGTGCGGCTTTAGTGGCGTCAGGAAGGCCAGCAAAGGGATGATGACAATATACACCGTCTGCCTTGGCGTCGTCATCCTCCTCCTCATCGCAGCCGCAATCATCGCTCTGATCTTCGCTGATAACAAATCTACTGATGACTTCATCAAGGACACTGTGTGGGACGCGTATTTCCAGTCCAAGACCGACACTGGGGTTGCGACCTCCTTCGGAAACATCGAGAAAAGGCTCCACTGTTGCGGCGCTGAGGGCCCGAGAGACTACAAGAACTGGAAGAATGAGTTCCCCACATCATGCTGTGATACGTACTACCACGGCTGGATTGGATCGTACTCTATCGACTGTGACTTCACGAATAAACTGGCGAACGAACGACACGGGTGCTCAACAGTCGCTTCGCAGTACGCCAGAATCGCCATCAAGGTTCTATCAGCTATTTCTGTGTTTATTGCCTTTATCGGTATCTTCGCTCTGATAGCTGCTGTGGCCCTGTCGAAAAACCTGAGGAAAAAACCACGAGCACCACCTTCGGAGGCCGATAGCAAAAAAGTGCTGTTGTAA